A region from the Polaribacter sp. Hel1_33_78 genome encodes:
- a CDS encoding YkgJ family cysteine cluster protein: protein MQTTKLTTKSILPLTCSRSGSCCFGKAVMLNPWELYRFSKEKEISPKQFRDLYTNFGGIQLRFDGKTDKKGQQACSQYIDGFGCSVHQGRPLACRLYPLGRQIQFDKSHYIHEGKTFPCLTDCSEVLKLPKLSVGEYLKGQQADSFEKAQDEYLIIMQNIADIAFELLLDSGLAASGDTNTLAAWRKLGDEDSEMLAKRIGEEWLNILMLPQIKDDIKNPVIFAHKHNELLLSKVEEKFGALQSYQELHEASVIIMSVALHLSRGIGADTKGISEHWIEIAKSHGAKE, encoded by the coding sequence ATGCAAACTACTAAACTTACCACAAAAAGTATTTTACCTCTAACCTGTTCTCGTTCCGGAAGCTGTTGTTTTGGTAAAGCTGTTATGTTAAATCCCTGGGAATTATACAGATTCAGTAAAGAGAAAGAAATTAGTCCAAAACAATTTCGTGATTTGTACACTAACTTTGGAGGTATTCAATTACGTTTTGACGGAAAAACAGATAAAAAAGGACAACAAGCATGCAGTCAATATATAGATGGATTTGGATGCAGCGTTCATCAAGGTCGTCCATTAGCCTGCAGATTATATCCTTTAGGCCGTCAAATACAATTTGATAAGTCGCACTATATTCATGAAGGTAAAACTTTTCCTTGTTTAACTGATTGTTCAGAAGTTTTAAAATTACCAAAACTTAGTGTAGGTGAATATCTTAAAGGCCAACAAGCAGATTCATTTGAAAAAGCACAAGATGAATATTTAATCATAATGCAAAACATTGCTGATATTGCTTTTGAATTATTATTAGATTCTGGTTTAGCCGCTTCTGGAGATACAAATACACTTGCAGCATGGAGAAAATTAGGTGACGAAGATTCTGAAATGTTAGCAAAAAGAATTGGGGAAGAATGGTTAAATATTTTGATGTTACCTCAAATTAAAGATGATATTAAAAACCCTGTAATTTTTGCTCATAAACACAATGAACTATTACTATCAAAAGTAGAAGAAAAATTTGGAGCTCTACAATCATATCAAGAACTTCATGAAGCCTCAGTGATAATAATGAGCGTGGCATTGCATTTATCTAGAGGTATAGGTGCTGATACAAAAGGAATTTCTGAACATTGGATAGAAATTGCAAAAAGCCATGGAGCAAAGGAATAG
- a CDS encoding exonuclease domain-containing protein yields MYAILDIETTGGKFNEEGITEIAIYKFDGHDIVDQFISLVNPEKPIQEFVVQLTGINNKMLKNAPKFFEAAKRIIEITSDCILVAHNTTFDYRILSTEFNRLGYDFNRNTLCTVELSQKLILNQPSYSLGKLTKSLGIPMTDRHRASGDALATVQLFKLLLEKDVNKAIIQNSIKYFDRRLQKQKLKTLIEETPNIQGLFYIHDINGKVIYLGRGKNIKAEVNKLFLKVTTRAVKIQERVETISFDKTGNDLFTNLKYEIELEVLSPKFNFKKKHKKINKDFNNEDFIIVEKGREVEEHAIILVERNEVLGYGYTNLKFQENRLDILKSILTPIANKIKAKNIIKNYINKNKVQKIIRL; encoded by the coding sequence TTGTACGCAATTTTAGATATAGAAACTACAGGAGGTAAATTTAATGAGGAGGGTATTACCGAAATTGCTATCTATAAATTTGATGGTCATGATATTGTAGATCAATTTATATCTTTAGTGAACCCTGAAAAACCCATACAAGAATTTGTTGTACAACTTACAGGTATTAACAATAAGATGCTCAAGAATGCACCCAAATTCTTTGAAGCTGCCAAACGAATTATAGAAATTACATCAGATTGTATTCTAGTTGCGCACAATACCACTTTTGATTATCGAATTCTAAGTACCGAATTTAATAGGTTAGGTTATGATTTTAATAGAAATACTTTATGTACAGTAGAATTAAGTCAGAAATTAATTTTAAATCAACCATCGTATAGCTTAGGAAAACTTACAAAATCATTGGGAATTCCTATGACTGATAGACATAGAGCTTCAGGTGATGCTTTGGCTACTGTTCAATTATTTAAATTACTTTTAGAAAAAGATGTTAATAAAGCAATTATACAAAATTCAATAAAATATTTTGATAGAAGACTTCAGAAACAAAAATTAAAAACTTTAATAGAGGAAACTCCTAATATTCAGGGGCTCTTTTATATTCATGATATCAATGGAAAAGTTATTTATTTAGGAAGAGGTAAAAACATTAAGGCGGAAGTAAACAAACTTTTTTTAAAAGTAACGACTCGAGCTGTTAAAATCCAAGAAAGGGTGGAAACTATTTCCTTTGACAAAACAGGTAATGATCTTTTTACAAATTTAAAATACGAAATAGAATTAGAAGTTTTATCTCCAAAATTTAATTTTAAAAAGAAACATAAGAAAATAAACAAAGATTTTAATAATGAAGATTTTATAATTGTTGAAAAGGGAAGAGAAGTTGAAGAACATGCCATAATTTTAGTAGAAAGAAATGAAGTTTTGGGATATGGCTATACAAACTTAAAGTTTCAAGAAAATAGATTAGATATATTAAAATCTATATTAACACCTATTGCAAACAAAATAAAGGCTAAAAATATTATAAAAAATTATATTAATAAAAATAAGGTGCAGAAAATTATTAGGTTGTGA
- the miaA gene encoding tRNA (adenosine(37)-N6)-dimethylallyltransferase MiaA, giving the protein MKHIERNTLITIVGPTAIGKTALSIKLAKHFNADIISCDSRQFYKEMTIGTAVPETAELAAAHHHFIQNRSIFEEYNVGSFERDALQKLDDLFEVNPVQIMVGGSGLYVDAVLKGLDYFPEVDVKIREELTTQLQEKGIEHLQEKLKELDIETYNNIAIDNPHRIMRALEICIGSNKPYSSFKNKPKCPRNFNSIKIGLNADREIIYNRINLRVDNMIANGLLEEAKKLHSNKKLNALQTVGYRELFSFFDGDFTKDFAISEIKKNTRRFAKRQLTWFRKDQEILWFDYQKNSQEIIKNISDKINAI; this is encoded by the coding sequence ATGAAACACATAGAAAGAAATACTTTAATTACTATTGTTGGTCCTACTGCAATTGGAAAAACTGCTTTGAGTATAAAACTCGCAAAGCACTTTAACGCTGATATAATTTCTTGTGACTCTAGACAATTCTACAAAGAAATGACCATTGGCACTGCTGTTCCTGAAACTGCTGAATTAGCAGCGGCACATCATCATTTTATTCAAAATAGAAGTATTTTTGAAGAGTATAATGTCGGTTCTTTCGAAAGAGATGCACTTCAAAAGTTAGATGATTTGTTTGAAGTAAATCCCGTTCAAATTATGGTCGGTGGTAGTGGATTATATGTAGATGCTGTTTTAAAAGGGTTGGATTATTTCCCAGAAGTTGATGTAAAAATTAGAGAAGAATTAACCACCCAATTGCAAGAAAAAGGAATTGAACACCTCCAAGAAAAATTGAAAGAATTAGACATAGAAACCTACAATAACATTGCTATCGATAATCCTCATAGAATTATGAGGGCTTTAGAAATTTGTATTGGCAGTAATAAGCCCTATTCTTCTTTTAAAAACAAACCAAAATGTCCTAGAAACTTTAATTCAATTAAAATTGGCTTAAATGCGGACAGAGAAATCATTTACAACAGAATAAACCTAAGAGTGGACAATATGATAGCAAATGGTTTGTTAGAAGAAGCAAAAAAGTTACACTCAAATAAAAAATTAAACGCTTTACAAACTGTAGGTTACAGAGAATTATTTTCTTTTTTTGATGGTGATTTCACAAAAGATTTTGCAATCTCTGAAATCAAAAAGAATACAAGGCGTTTTGCAAAAAGACAACTCACATGGTTTCGAAAAGATCAAGAAATTTTATGGTTTGATTATCAAAAAAACAGCCAGGAAATAATTAAGAACATTTCTGATAAAATTAACGCTATTTAG
- a CDS encoding YggS family pyridoxal phosphate-dependent enzyme translates to MNIIKANLLRIQKSIPKNITLVAVSKTKPIADLQEAYDAGQRIFGENKIQEMAEKFDALPKDIQWHMIGHLQSNKVKYMAHFVDLIHGVDKLKTLKEINKQAKKHNRIINCLLQAKIAKEDTKFGLSFDEIEAVIGSEKISDLENIKIVGFMGMATFTDNQEQLKKEFLSLKSFFDTQKLRALASNCELKILSMGMSGDYPLAIENGSTMIRVGSSIFGNRNYY, encoded by the coding sequence ATGAATATAATAAAAGCAAATTTACTTCGAATACAAAAATCCATTCCTAAAAATATAACGCTAGTTGCGGTTTCTAAAACGAAACCGATAGCTGACTTACAGGAAGCATATGATGCCGGTCAACGTATTTTTGGCGAGAATAAAATTCAGGAAATGGCTGAAAAATTTGATGCTTTACCGAAAGATATTCAATGGCATATGATTGGTCATCTGCAAAGTAATAAGGTAAAATACATGGCTCATTTCGTTGATTTAATTCATGGAGTTGATAAATTAAAAACCTTAAAAGAGATTAATAAACAGGCAAAAAAGCATAATAGAATTATCAATTGTTTATTGCAAGCTAAAATAGCTAAAGAAGATACTAAATTTGGTCTCTCTTTTGATGAGATTGAAGCTGTTATAGGATCAGAAAAAATCTCTGACTTAGAAAACATAAAGATTGTTGGTTTTATGGGTATGGCAACATTTACAGATAATCAAGAGCAATTAAAAAAAGAGTTTTTATCCCTTAAATCATTTTTTGATACTCAAAAATTGAGAGCTCTAGCGAGTAACTGTGAACTAAAAATATTATCAATGGGGATGAGTGGGGACTATCCATTAGCCATTGAAAATGGTAGTACCATGATTAGAGTTGGTAGTTCTATATTTGGCAATCGTAATTATTATTAG
- a CDS encoding ion transporter, translating into MEKSSKNLNWKEKLHEIIYEADTKEGKLFDVVLLFAIIASIVLVMLESIESFDEKYHYFLNVSEWIITILFSIEYILRVVSIKKPLKYIFSFYGIIDLLSTIPKYLSFILVGSHSLVALRALRLLRVFRILKLARYVGASNKLLVALRASRAKIAVFLFFVVIVCIILGTIMYMVEGEENGFTNIPKSIYWAIVTLTTVGFGDIAPQTPLGQLIASVIMILGYSIIAIPTGIVSSEMTKNHTELDSNTQSCKSCATENHKDKAAYCYHCGSELNA; encoded by the coding sequence TTGGAAAAATCTAGTAAAAATTTAAATTGGAAAGAAAAACTTCATGAAATCATTTATGAAGCAGATACTAAGGAAGGTAAACTTTTTGATGTTGTTTTACTTTTTGCTATTATCGCCAGTATAGTTCTGGTCATGTTGGAAAGTATAGAAAGTTTTGATGAAAAATATCATTATTTTTTAAACGTTTCTGAATGGATAATCACTATCCTTTTTTCAATTGAATATATTTTAAGAGTTGTTTCTATTAAAAAACCATTAAAATATATTTTTAGCTTTTACGGAATTATAGATTTACTCTCAACAATTCCCAAATACCTGTCATTTATTTTAGTAGGTTCTCATAGTCTAGTCGCTTTAAGAGCATTGCGTTTATTAAGGGTTTTTAGGATTTTAAAATTAGCAAGATACGTAGGAGCTTCTAATAAATTGCTGGTCGCTTTAAGAGCCAGTAGAGCCAAGATTGCTGTTTTTCTTTTTTTTGTAGTCATCGTTTGTATTATTTTAGGAACCATAATGTATATGGTAGAAGGAGAAGAAAATGGATTTACAAACATCCCAAAAAGTATATATTGGGCCATTGTAACATTAACTACAGTTGGTTTCGGAGATATTGCTCCTCAAACTCCTTTAGGCCAATTAATTGCGAGTGTTATTATGATTTTAGGATACTCTATTATTGCAATCCCAACAGGTATCGTAAGTTCAGAAATGACTAAAAATCACACTGAATTAGACTCTAATACGCAATCGTGTAAAAGTTGTGCCACAGAAAATCATAAAGATAAAGCAGCATATTGCTATCATTGTGGAAGTGAATTAAATGCATGA
- a CDS encoding D-2-hydroxyacid dehydrogenase, producing MKILANDGISKSGIDALEKGGFEVITVKVAQNQLENYINKHNIDAILVRSATQVRQELIEACPSLKLIGRGGVGLDNIDVDYAEDNGLHVINTPSASSSSVAELVFSHLFGMVRFLHSSNREMPLEGDSRFKELKKAYSQGTELRGKTIGIIGFGRIGQEVAKIAIGLGMKILAIDEQIKSAAITLEFFNGQKTTFTIDTVQKEVLLKDSDFITLHVPSQDDYIISKNEFEQMKDGVGIINTARGGLLHEVDLVSAISSGKIQFAGLDVFETEPTPAVQLLMNPEISLTPHIGAATKEAQDRIGLELAKQIIELLGS from the coding sequence ATGAAAATATTAGCAAATGATGGAATTTCTAAAAGCGGAATTGACGCTTTAGAAAAAGGAGGTTTTGAAGTAATTACTGTTAAAGTAGCTCAGAATCAGTTAGAAAATTATATTAATAAACATAATATTGACGCAATTTTAGTTCGCAGTGCTACACAGGTTCGACAAGAACTAATTGAAGCTTGTCCAAGTTTAAAATTAATTGGACGCGGAGGAGTTGGTCTCGATAATATTGATGTTGATTATGCCGAAGATAATGGCTTACATGTTATAAACACACCTTCAGCATCCTCTAGTTCTGTAGCAGAATTAGTTTTTTCACATCTTTTCGGAATGGTAAGGTTTCTTCATTCATCAAATAGAGAAATGCCTTTAGAAGGAGATTCTCGTTTTAAAGAATTAAAGAAAGCCTACTCTCAAGGCACAGAATTAAGAGGTAAAACAATTGGTATTATTGGTTTTGGCCGAATAGGACAAGAAGTTGCTAAAATTGCTATTGGGCTAGGTATGAAAATTTTAGCCATAGATGAACAAATAAAAAGTGCAGCAATTACTTTGGAGTTTTTTAACGGACAAAAAACTACTTTTACAATCGATACTGTCCAAAAAGAAGTATTGTTAAAAGATTCAGATTTTATCACTTTACATGTTCCCTCCCAGGATGATTATATCATTTCAAAAAATGAATTTGAACAAATGAAAGATGGTGTAGGCATTATAAATACAGCAAGAGGAGGTCTTTTGCATGAAGTGGATTTAGTATCTGCCATCTCGAGTGGAAAAATACAATTTGCAGGTTTAGATGTCTTCGAAACAGAACCAACTCCTGCGGTTCAATTGTTAATGAATCCTGAAATTTCTTTAACACCCCATATTGGTGCTGCCACAAAAGAAGCACAAGACAGAATTGGTTTAGAGTTAGCAAAACAGATAATAGAACTTTTAGGTTCATGA
- a CDS encoding OmpH family outer membrane protein codes for MKSKITVLFIALLSTISIAQTKVGTIDSDYIMSLMPEAKVVFERSQAYGAKLDSSFSLKTQDFQAKVQNFKNKEEEMGELMKKTIIKEISALEEDIKKYQSNGNKLMQLKKNELMRPLYKILNNAINTVAKKNGYTQILTTKGNQFAYIDEKFDVTKLVIAELGIQKQEIKK; via the coding sequence ATGAAATCAAAAATCACAGTTCTTTTTATCGCTTTACTAAGCACCATTTCTATTGCACAAACAAAAGTTGGTACAATTGATAGCGATTATATTATGAGTTTAATGCCAGAAGCCAAAGTGGTTTTCGAAAGATCCCAAGCCTATGGAGCAAAATTAGATTCTTCCTTTTCTCTTAAAACACAGGATTTTCAGGCTAAAGTTCAGAATTTTAAAAATAAAGAAGAAGAAATGGGAGAATTAATGAAAAAAACAATAATTAAAGAAATTTCTGCCCTAGAAGAAGATATCAAAAAATATCAAAGCAATGGTAATAAATTAATGCAATTAAAAAAAAATGAGTTAATGCGTCCATTGTATAAAATATTAAATAATGCAATAAATACGGTTGCTAAAAAGAATGGTTATACACAGATATTAACAACTAAAGGGAATCAGTTTGCTTACATCGATGAAAAATTTGACGTAACAAAATTAGTAATTGCAGAATTAGGTATTCAAAAACAGGAAATCAAAAAGTAA